From Odontesthes bonariensis isolate fOdoBon6 chromosome 21, fOdoBon6.hap1, whole genome shotgun sequence, a single genomic window includes:
- the ppp1r35 gene encoding protein phosphatase 1 regulatory subunit 35, protein MEPPVVFSPDQGCLERAKLNTTLSLKTELQSLQGAEFNSKKAIEETLQKSERTKSLIGARATKVMNVSPSQLLFTSLVSVSVPEDQLISQVLQGKRLPTPTTCGPDIRMSEAPSLLFLGLSDLLREKPLPQEEEPVSSKLSPTACPAFSTFDLHRRRRCWEATP, encoded by the exons ATGGAACCTCCTGTTGTGTTCAGTCCAGACCAAGGCTGCCTGGAAAGGGCGAAGCTGAACACCACTCTATCTCTGAAGACAGAGCTTCAATCCCTACAG GGGGCAGAGTTTAACTCCAAAAAAGCCATTGAGGAGACTCTACAGAAGTCGGAGAGGACCAAAAGTTTGATCGGTGCCAGGGCTACGAAAG TAATGAACGTTTCACCCTCTCAGCTTCTCTTCACTTCATTGGTAAGTGTCAGTGTGCCGGAGGATCAGCTGATCAGCCAGGTGCTGCAGGGCAAACGCCTGCCGACACCAACCACCTGTGGCCCTGACATCAGGATGAGCGAGGCCCCCTCCCTCCTTTTTTTAGGGCTCTCCGACCTGCTCAGAGAAAAGCCCCTCCCACAAGAGGAGGAGCCAGTCTCCTCCAAACTTTCCCCAACGGCTTGCCCTGCCTTTTCCACCTTTGACCTGCACAGACGACGGAGGTGCTGGGAGGCCACACCCTGA
- the prmt1 gene encoding protein arginine N-methyltransferase 1 isoform X2: MAVPAERMEGESSVKPAAEDMTSKDYYFDSYAHFGIHEEMLKDEVRTLTYRNSMFHNKHLFKDKVVLDVGSGTGILCMFAAKAGAKKVIGIECSSISDYAVKIVKANNLDDVVTIIKGKVEEVELPVDGVDIIISEWMGYCLFYESMLNTVIYARDKWLKPDGLIFPDRATLYVTAIEDRQYKDYKIHWWENVYGFDMSCIKEVAIKEPLVDVVDPKQLVSNSCLIREVDIYTVKAEDLTFTSPFCLQVKRNDYIHALVTYFNIEFTRCHKRIGFSTSPESPYTHWKQTVFYVDDYLTVKTGEEIFGTIGMKPNVKNNRDLDFTVDIDFRGQLCEVSKTLEYRMR; the protein is encoded by the exons ATGGCGGTGCCAGCAGAGAGGATGGAG GGAGAGAGTTCTGTCAAACCTGCAGCCGAAGATATGACATCAAAGGACTACTACTTTGACTCGTATGCCCACTTTGGAATCCACGAG GAGATGCTCAAAGACGAGGTTCGCACTCTGACCTACCGTAATTCCATGTTTCACAACAAGCATCTATTTAAGGACAAGGTGGTGTTGGATGTTGGCAGTGGGACGGGAATCCTCTGTATGTTTGCTGCTAAAGCTGGAGCCAAGAAAGTCATAGGA ATCGAGTGCAGCAGCATCTCGGACTATGCTGTGAAAATTGTCAAGGCAAACAACCTGGATGATG TTGTGACCATCATTAAAgggaaggtggaggaggtggagctgCCAGTTGATGGAGTCGATATCATCATATCAGAGTGGATGGGCTACTGTCTCTTTTATGAATCCATGCTTAATACAGTTATTTATGCCCGGGACAAATGGctg AAGCCAGATGGACTCATTTTCCCAGATAGAGCCACGCTGTATGTCACTGCCATTGAAGACAGGCAGTACAAGGACTACAAAATCCACT GGTGGGAGAATGTCTATGGTTTTGATATGTCATGCATTAAGGAGGTGGCAATTAAGGAACCCCTGGTTGATGTGGTGGACCCCAAGCAGCTGGTTAGCAACTCCTGCCTCATCAGG GAGGTGGACATCTACACGGTGAAAGCAGAGGACCTAACCTTCACCTCACCGTTCTGCCTGCAAGTGAAAAGAAACGATTACATCCATGCTCTGGTCACCTACTTTAACATCGAGTTCACCCGCTGTCACAAGAGGATCGGCTTCTCCACCA gTCCAGAGTCTCCTTACACCCATTGGAAGCAGACAGTCTTCTACGTGGATGATTACCTAACTGTGAAGACTGGGGAGGAGATCTTTGGCACAATCGGCATGAAGccaaatgtaaaaaacaat CGAGACCTGGACTTCACCGTAGACATCGACTTCAGAGGTCAGCTGTGTGAGGTGTCAAAGACTTTGGAGTACAGGATGCGTTAG
- the prmt1 gene encoding protein arginine N-methyltransferase 1 isoform X1, which produces MAVPAERMEVSQGESSVKPAAEDMTSKDYYFDSYAHFGIHEEMLKDEVRTLTYRNSMFHNKHLFKDKVVLDVGSGTGILCMFAAKAGAKKVIGIECSSISDYAVKIVKANNLDDVVTIIKGKVEEVELPVDGVDIIISEWMGYCLFYESMLNTVIYARDKWLKPDGLIFPDRATLYVTAIEDRQYKDYKIHWWENVYGFDMSCIKEVAIKEPLVDVVDPKQLVSNSCLIREVDIYTVKAEDLTFTSPFCLQVKRNDYIHALVTYFNIEFTRCHKRIGFSTSPESPYTHWKQTVFYVDDYLTVKTGEEIFGTIGMKPNVKNNRDLDFTVDIDFRGQLCEVSKTLEYRMR; this is translated from the exons ATGGCGGTGCCAGCAGAGAGGATGGAG GTTTCTCAGGGAGAGAGTTCTGTCAAACCTGCAGCCGAAGATATGACATCAAAGGACTACTACTTTGACTCGTATGCCCACTTTGGAATCCACGAG GAGATGCTCAAAGACGAGGTTCGCACTCTGACCTACCGTAATTCCATGTTTCACAACAAGCATCTATTTAAGGACAAGGTGGTGTTGGATGTTGGCAGTGGGACGGGAATCCTCTGTATGTTTGCTGCTAAAGCTGGAGCCAAGAAAGTCATAGGA ATCGAGTGCAGCAGCATCTCGGACTATGCTGTGAAAATTGTCAAGGCAAACAACCTGGATGATG TTGTGACCATCATTAAAgggaaggtggaggaggtggagctgCCAGTTGATGGAGTCGATATCATCATATCAGAGTGGATGGGCTACTGTCTCTTTTATGAATCCATGCTTAATACAGTTATTTATGCCCGGGACAAATGGctg AAGCCAGATGGACTCATTTTCCCAGATAGAGCCACGCTGTATGTCACTGCCATTGAAGACAGGCAGTACAAGGACTACAAAATCCACT GGTGGGAGAATGTCTATGGTTTTGATATGTCATGCATTAAGGAGGTGGCAATTAAGGAACCCCTGGTTGATGTGGTGGACCCCAAGCAGCTGGTTAGCAACTCCTGCCTCATCAGG GAGGTGGACATCTACACGGTGAAAGCAGAGGACCTAACCTTCACCTCACCGTTCTGCCTGCAAGTGAAAAGAAACGATTACATCCATGCTCTGGTCACCTACTTTAACATCGAGTTCACCCGCTGTCACAAGAGGATCGGCTTCTCCACCA gTCCAGAGTCTCCTTACACCCATTGGAAGCAGACAGTCTTCTACGTGGATGATTACCTAACTGTGAAGACTGGGGAGGAGATCTTTGGCACAATCGGCATGAAGccaaatgtaaaaaacaat CGAGACCTGGACTTCACCGTAGACATCGACTTCAGAGGTCAGCTGTGTGAGGTGTCAAAGACTTTGGAGTACAGGATGCGTTAG